In the Nitrospinota bacterium genome, one interval contains:
- a CDS encoding SUMF1/EgtB/PvdO family nonheme iron enzyme, whose protein sequence is MNVPRGTKFLAQLGFILFLSIPSLFAAPPESSSPTPPLDMVYIPAGYFQMGTAGGKNDEKPMHFVFTPAYFIDKYEVSNEKYMEFVRATGHEKPLLWQNVNFNQPDFPVVGVSWHDAMAYAKWKGGRLPTEAEWEKAARGNDGRLWPWGSVWDKGFFFYFVNIFGDQDNYPHTAPVNYYQSGASPFGLLNTAGNVWEWCLDWYDADYYRMSPEINPEGPIKPGKMKVLRGGSWINDIDGVQVVHRARNSPGIKNKIYGFRTVHPVP, encoded by the coding sequence ATGAACGTCCCGCGTGGCACAAAATTTCTAGCGCAACTCGGGTTCATCCTTTTTCTTTCCATCCCCTCTCTCTTTGCGGCACCGCCTGAATCATCCTCACCGACACCACCTCTCGATATGGTTTATATCCCCGCAGGCTATTTTCAAATGGGAACCGCAGGGGGAAAGAATGACGAAAAACCCATGCATTTCGTATTCACACCGGCCTACTTCATCGACAAGTATGAAGTCAGCAACGAAAAATATATGGAATTCGTGCGTGCCACCGGGCATGAAAAACCACTGCTCTGGCAGAATGTTAATTTCAACCAACCCGATTTTCCTGTCGTGGGCGTCAGTTGGCACGACGCCATGGCCTATGCCAAGTGGAAGGGCGGACGTTTGCCCACCGAGGCCGAATGGGAAAAAGCCGCGCGGGGAAACGACGGTCGTCTGTGGCCCTGGGGAAGTGTGTGGGACAAGGGATTTTTCTTTTACTTCGTAAATATTTTTGGCGACCAGGACAACTACCCTCACACCGCTCCCGTCAACTATTATCAGTCCGGCGCCAGTCCGTTTGGATTACTCAACACGGCAGGCAATGTCTGGGAATGGTGTCTGGACTGGTACGATGCAGACTATTACCGCATGAGCCCGGAAATCAATCCCGAAGGCCCAATAAAACCGGGCAAGATGAAAGTCCTGCGCGGCGGTTCCTGGATCAATGATATCGACGGAGTGCAGGTGGTTCACCGCGCCCGTAATTCCCCCGGCATTAAAAATAAAATCTACGGGTTCCGAACGGTCCACCCGGTCCCGTGA
- a CDS encoding MFS transporter: MTLPSESPAPDKRVIASWALYDFANTIFSMNVISLYFALWVTVDHGGPDILYSVALSGSMLAVALSVPVYGAISDQTGRRRIPLTILTLVSVVATACIGQTDHLLTGIFFFVIANYCYQSALVFYNGMLPSVARGSHVGLVSGYGVSLGYLGSIAGLLLVKPFVEAGGRSAAFIPTAALFLIFSIPCFLFVKNPEVNTHKKVQIGHAFHTLKQTLANASEYKLLLKFILIHFLILDVVNTVIAFMSVYANKVMHFTDAEITTFLISSTAAAMIGSYLIGWMVKHKGTGWCYALVLWLWVAALSIAILSQSQLVFWLVGPLAGMGMGGVWVVSRAYIVELSPPEKLGEFFGLYGLAGKAASILGPLLWGTVVWIFQDTQTFKYRAALTALLLITIGTLFLFRSLQRQIAQKDTY; encoded by the coding sequence GTGACCCTTCCCAGCGAAAGCCCAGCGCCTGACAAACGCGTCATCGCCTCCTGGGCGCTTTACGACTTCGCCAATACTATTTTTTCGATGAATGTCATCTCCCTCTACTTTGCCCTTTGGGTGACGGTAGACCACGGGGGACCCGACATTCTTTACAGCGTCGCCCTTTCAGGGTCCATGCTGGCAGTGGCCCTCAGTGTTCCGGTGTACGGCGCGATCTCCGATCAAACCGGGCGAAGACGTATTCCCTTGACAATATTGACCTTGGTTTCAGTGGTGGCAACCGCCTGCATCGGCCAAACTGATCATTTGTTGACCGGGATATTTTTTTTCGTCATTGCTAATTACTGTTACCAGTCGGCCCTGGTATTTTACAATGGGATGCTTCCCTCTGTAGCGCGGGGGTCGCACGTCGGTCTTGTTTCAGGATATGGAGTGAGCCTGGGGTATCTCGGCTCCATTGCCGGCCTGCTCCTGGTCAAACCGTTTGTCGAGGCAGGAGGACGATCGGCGGCTTTTATCCCCACCGCCGCCCTGTTTCTCATTTTTTCGATTCCCTGTTTTCTTTTCGTCAAAAACCCGGAAGTTAATACACATAAAAAAGTTCAAATCGGCCATGCGTTTCACACTCTCAAGCAAACCCTGGCAAATGCCAGTGAATACAAACTCCTGCTGAAATTTATCCTCATTCACTTTCTCATTCTCGATGTGGTCAACACCGTGATCGCGTTCATGTCCGTGTACGCCAATAAAGTGATGCATTTCACTGATGCTGAAATCACCACTTTTTTGATCTCATCAACCGCCGCCGCCATGATCGGATCGTATCTCATCGGCTGGATGGTCAAGCATAAAGGAACCGGGTGGTGCTATGCGTTGGTCTTGTGGTTGTGGGTGGCGGCTCTTTCGATCGCGATTTTGAGTCAAAGTCAACTCGTCTTCTGGCTGGTCGGCCCTCTGGCCGGTATGGGGATGGGCGGGGTGTGGGTGGTCAGCCGCGCCTACATTGTGGAACTCTCGCCGCCGGAAAAACTGGGTGAATTTTTCGGGTTGTACGGGCTGGCGGGAAAAGCCGCTTCTATTTTAGGCCCGCTCCTGTGGGGAACCGTCGTCTGGATTTTCCAGGACACACAAACTTTCAAATACCGCGCCGCCTTAACCGCGCTGCTGTTGATTACAATAGGAACGCTGTTTTTGTTCCGCTCCCTCCAGAGACAAATCGCTCAAAAAGACACCTATTAA
- a CDS encoding peptidylprolyl isomerase, giving the protein MAVLGFVSLLIAGASSEVFAHSGHKHDDKPPISLPDVTARVNDTDIKRDIILTELNKVIRNYKAKGMTLKPDQMKIVAKKLIDDEIGRTLLLQKAEKIGISVTPEMVATKLNQVKGTFKSNAVFEHKLADQGMSLDQYQEELRTDLIMDQVIKKEVESKIQIDETELQAYYDKNIDQFRTPEKVRASVILLKLSPDSSAEQERKVRQKMESILEQISGGTDFFGLAEKLSQDSLAPKGGDLGFFAKNQMLPAFSERAFKLQVGEVSEIFKTKHGFHILKVTDKSPAVDRSFKEVKESIRDTLVEKKSVQATKAYVQTLKKQADLKTYF; this is encoded by the coding sequence TTGGCAGTTTTGGGTTTCGTATCGCTCCTGATCGCAGGCGCGTCGTCTGAAGTTTTCGCCCATTCAGGGCACAAGCACGACGACAAACCTCCCATCAGCCTGCCTGACGTGACCGCCAGAGTCAATGACACGGATATCAAGCGGGATATCATCCTGACAGAGCTCAACAAAGTCATCCGCAATTACAAGGCCAAGGGAATGACTCTCAAACCCGACCAGATGAAAATTGTAGCGAAAAAACTGATCGACGATGAAATCGGCCGCACACTTTTGCTGCAAAAGGCGGAAAAAATCGGTATCTCGGTAACTCCCGAAATGGTGGCTACGAAATTAAATCAGGTCAAGGGAACTTTTAAGTCGAACGCGGTGTTTGAACACAAGCTGGCGGACCAGGGGATGAGCCTCGATCAATATCAGGAGGAATTGCGAACCGACCTGATCATGGATCAAGTCATCAAAAAGGAAGTGGAATCAAAGATCCAAATTGACGAAACGGAACTGCAAGCCTATTACGATAAAAATATTGACCAGTTTCGCACTCCAGAAAAGGTGAGGGCAAGCGTCATCCTGCTCAAGTTGTCGCCAGACAGCAGTGCGGAGCAGGAACGCAAGGTCCGGCAAAAAATGGAATCGATTCTGGAACAGATCAGTGGAGGAACGGATTTTTTCGGATTAGCTGAAAAACTCTCGCAGGACAGTTTAGCTCCCAAGGGAGGCGACTTAGGATTCTTTGCAAAAAATCAGATGCTACCGGCCTTCAGCGAAAGAGCCTTCAAATTACAAGTGGGCGAGGTGAGCGAAATTTTTAAAACCAAACACGGGTTTCACATCCTGAAAGTAACGGATAAAAGCCCCGCTGTGGATCGCTCATTTAAAGAAGTGAAAGAAAGTATCCGCGACACCCTGGTTGAAAAGAAAAGCGTTCAAGCTACCAAGGCTTACGTGCAAACGCTTAAAAAACAGGCCGACCTGAAAACCTATTTCTAG
- a CDS encoding TIGR00645 family protein → MSGKVEHLLEVIIFRSRWLLAPFFLGLIVSVLLLLIKFVQELFHLSLHVISVTESDIIIGILTLIDMALVGSLLMMIIFSGYEIFVSKIDVAEHADRPDWMGKVDFGGLKLKVIGAIVAISAIDLLKTFVEIPSEPTEGNTEMFLWKVTIHMAFVLSGVFFALMDRIASETKSH, encoded by the coding sequence ATGTCCGGTAAAGTCGAACACTTATTAGAAGTTATTATTTTTAGGAGCCGATGGCTTTTAGCCCCGTTTTTTTTGGGGTTGATCGTCAGCGTCCTGCTACTCCTGATAAAATTCGTTCAGGAGCTTTTTCATTTATCGCTCCACGTCATATCCGTTACTGAAAGTGACATTATTATCGGTATTCTGACCCTTATCGATATGGCCCTGGTCGGATCTTTACTGATGATGATTATCTTCTCAGGCTATGAGATTTTTGTTTCAAAAATAGATGTCGCCGAGCATGCGGACCGGCCGGATTGGATGGGGAAAGTTGATTTTGGTGGACTGAAGTTGAAAGTCATTGGAGCCATCGTCGCCATTTCAGCCATCGACCTCCTTAAAACTTTTGTTGAGATTCCTTCTGAACCCACCGAGGGCAACACCGAAATGTTCCTGTGGAAGGTGACTATTCACATGGCATTTGTTCTGAGCGGCGTTTTCTTCGCCTTGATGGATAGAATCGCTTCGGAAACAAAGTCCCATTAA